The proteins below are encoded in one region of Triticum aestivum cultivar Chinese Spring chromosome 1B, IWGSC CS RefSeq v2.1, whole genome shotgun sequence:
- the LOC123138513 gene encoding traB domain-containing protein, which produces MIRPPRLLLHRAPFLLRTPQPPRAPPLRARRALTPTLQSFASCRLAPLSLLMDPATPYSDADAYAYAEFNGETSVDDPEFADAEAEAGGEDAGDEMPRELPEELARGVVCLECQTSAEAVAAGEGETCRVYVVGTAHVSQESCDQVKAVINFLKPQAVFLELCSSRVSILTPQNLQVPTMNEMIDMWKKKKMNTFGILYSWFLAKVASQLDVLPGAEFRVAFEEAMTYGGKVILGDRPVQITLRRTWGKMSLWHRAKFLYYIVFQSLFLPSPEDLNKMLKDMDDVDMLTLVIQEMSKAFPSLMETLLHERDMYMSSKLLKVAREHSSVVAVVGKGHVSGIKKNWQQPIEVQSLMELPVPRKGVSKLKILASIGAVSAVVASGIYIWGKK; this is translated from the exons ATGATCCGcccgcctcgcctcctcctccaccgcgccCCCTTCCTCCTCCGAACCCCGCAACCGCCTCGCGCCCCGCCGCTCCGCGCCCGCCGAGCCCTAACCCCGACTCTTCAGAGCTTCGCGTCCTGCCGCCTCGCGCCGCTCAGCCTGCTGATGGATCCGGCCACGCCCTACTCCGATGCCGACGCCTACGCCTACGCCGAGTTCAACGGGGAGACTAGCGTGGACGACCCGGAGTTCGCGGACGCCGAGGCGGAAGCGGGGGGAGAGGACGCTGGTGATGAGATGCCCAGGGAACTGCCCGAGGAGCTCGCCAGAGGGGTGGTGTGCCTCGAGTGCCAGACTTCGGCCGAGGCCGTGGCGGCCGGGGAAGGCGAGACCTGCCGCGTCTACGTCGTCGGCACTGCCCATGTCTCGCAG GAATCATGTGATCAAGTCAAAGCCGTCATCAACTTTCTGAAACCTCAG GCTGTTTTCTTGGAACTGTGTTCCAGCAGGGTTTCTATTCTGACACCACAAAACCTTCAG GTTCCTACTATGAACGAAATGATTGACATGTGGAAGAAGAAAAAGATGAACACCTTTGGGATTCTCTATAGCTGGTTTCTTGCAAAG GTTGCTAGCCAGCTTGATGTGTTACCTGGAGCTGAATTTCGAGTGGCATTTGAGGAAGCAATGACTTATGGTGGCAAAGTTATCCTTGGAGATCGCCCTGTCCAG aTCACTCTAAGGAGAACTTGGGGGAAAATGTCATTGTGGCACAGGGCTAAATTTCTGTACTACATTGTTTTCCAGTCCTTATTTTTACCGAGCCCTGAAGATCTTAATAAAATG TTAAAGGACATGGATGATGTCGACATGCTAACACTTGTCATTCAAGAGATGAGTAAGGCATTTCCTAGTCTGATGGAGACACTTCTCCATGAACGTGATAT GTATATGTCTTCCAAATTATTGAAGGTAGCAAGGGAACATTCTTCAGTGGTGGCAGTTGTGGGAAAAGGGCATGTTTCTGGGATAAAGAAAAATTGGCAACAACCTATTGAG GTACAAAGTTTGATGGAATTACCTGTGCCTAGGAAAGGTGTTTCGAAGTTGAAAATTTTGGCGTCCATTGGAGCAGTAAGCGCAGTAGTAGCATCTGGAATCTATATATGGGGTAAAAAATAA
- the LOC123138521 gene encoding peroxidase 1, with product MSRERRVPLVLALAAAAVVGALAVAEAELQVGFYNATCPIAEGVVFAEMHAILHEDPTLAPSLLRMHYHDCFVQGCDGSIMLRSRRGTAERDATPNRSMRGYDAIERIKAKLEMLCPLTVSCADIIAMAARDAVYLSKGPWYGVETGRRDGNVTVAEYAENDLAPPDSNIVDVKTFFSVKSLTAKDIVVLFGSHSIGTSHCEAFQKRLYNFTGAMDQDPSLGARYARQLRKLCPRRHGGRGRRTKVPMDPGSGFTFDLSYYRHVLATGGLFQSDGSLLHDAATRDYVERMANASSPDEYYQDFAAAMVKMGRTDVLPDHLGEVRATCGVFVD from the exons ATGTCCAGGGAGCGGCGGGTGCCGCTCGTCCtggccctggcggcggcggcggtggtgggtgCCCTCGCGGTTGCGGAGGCGGAGCTGCAGGTCGGGTTCTACAATGCGACGTGCCCGATCGCGGAGGGCGTGGTGTTCGCGGAGATGCACGCCATCCTGCACGAGGACCCCACGCTCGCGCCCTCCCTGCTCCGGATGCACTACCACGACTGCTTCGTCCAGGGCTGCGACGGCTCCATCATGCTCAGGTCCAGGCGGGGCACGGCGGAGCGGGACGCCACCCCGAACCGGAGCATGCGCGGCTACGACGCCATCGAGAGGATCAAGGCCAAGCTCGAGATGCTCTGCCCGCTcaccgtctcctgcgccgacatcatcgccatggccGCCAGGGACGCCGTTTACCTG AGCAAGGGGCCGTGGTACGGCGTGGAGACCGGGCGGCGGGACGGCAATGTGACGGTGGCCGAGTACGCGGAGAACGACCTGGCGCCGCCGGACTCCAACATCGTCGACGTCAAGACCTTCTTCAGCGTCAAGTCCCTCACCGCCAAGGACATCGTCGTCCTCTTCG ggagccaCAGCATCGGGACCTCCCACTGCGAGGCGTTCCAGAAGCGACTCTACAACTTCACGGGCGCCATGGACCAGGACCCGTCGCTGGGCGCCCGGTACGCGAGGCAGCTGAGGAAGCTCTGCCCGCGCCGCcacggcggccggggcaggaggacCAAGGTGCCCATGGACCCCGGCAGCGGCTTCACCTTCGACCTCAGTTACTACCGCCACGTGCTGGCCACGGGGGGGCTCTTCCAGTCCGACGGCAGCCTGCTCCACGACGCCGCCACCAGGGACTACGTCGAGAGGATGGCCAACGCGTCGTCGCCGGACGAGTACTACCAGGACTTCGCGGCGGCCATGGTCAAGATGGGCCGCACCGACGTGCTCCCCGACCACCTCGGTGAGGTCAGGGCGACCTGCGGCGTTTTTGTTGACTAG